One Novosphingobium sp. EMRT-2 DNA segment encodes these proteins:
- a CDS encoding inositol monophosphatase family protein, whose translation MKLDDDIALALRLADAAGAAIRPYFRAVEAERKGDATPVTLADRAAEEAMRRILTAEVPRDAVIGEEFGATTGSSGRSWVLDPIDGTAGFLAGRALFGTLIALVVEGFPVLGVIDQPISGERWVGATGRPTTLNGQPVRTRACRSLADATLATTGPHYFNDHDGAHFMGLAAKTDHKRMVMGGDCYNYAMLATGQLDVVCEANLKLHDWAALVPVVEGAGGTMADWNGNPLHAGSDGYVIALGDPARLDDVVEALACGH comes from the coding sequence ATGAAACTGGACGACGATATCGCCCTCGCCCTGCGCCTTGCCGATGCCGCCGGCGCGGCCATACGCCCCTATTTCCGCGCTGTCGAAGCCGAACGCAAGGGGGATGCCACCCCGGTGACGCTGGCGGACCGCGCGGCGGAGGAAGCGATGCGTCGCATCCTGACCGCCGAAGTCCCGCGCGATGCCGTGATCGGCGAGGAGTTCGGGGCGACCACCGGATCTTCCGGCCGGAGCTGGGTGCTCGATCCGATCGATGGAACCGCTGGTTTTCTCGCCGGCCGCGCGCTGTTCGGCACGCTGATCGCGCTGGTGGTGGAAGGTTTTCCGGTGCTGGGCGTGATCGACCAGCCGATTTCCGGCGAACGCTGGGTGGGTGCGACGGGCCGCCCAACCACGCTCAACGGCCAGCCGGTGCGCACCCGCGCTTGCCGCAGCCTGGCCGACGCCACGCTGGCGACCACCGGCCCGCACTATTTCAACGACCACGATGGCGCGCACTTCATGGGCCTGGCGGCCAAGACCGACCACAAGCGCATGGTCATGGGCGGGGATTGCTACAACTACGCCATGCTCGCGACGGGGCAGCTCGATGTCGTCTGCGAAGCCAATCTCAAGCTGCACGACTGGGCCGCACTGGTCCCCGTGGTCGAAGGCGCGGGCGGCACTATGGCGGACTGGAACGGCAATCCGCTGCACGCCGGGTCCGACGGCTACGTCATCGCGCTGGGCGATCCGGCGCGGCTCGACGACGTGGTCGAGGCGCTGGCCTGCGGGCACTGA
- a CDS encoding MgtC/SapB family protein — protein sequence MRFQETFHLVPYLDSLVSYAAALLFGALIGAERQYRQRTAGLRTNALVALGAAAFVDLGQRLAGDAEAVRVISYVVSGVGFLGAGVIMKEGKNVRGLNTAATLWCSAAVGTCAGTDMLAEAVTLTVFVVAGNTLLRFVVNAINRIPLAAASLEATYWVTVTTDTANADRLRDLLVDHLELMRYPVADTELVERAEDTVEVRARLVSTAAAEKDLDAIAAHLERTHAVAHATWEVQTHD from the coding sequence ATGCGCTTTCAGGAAACCTTTCATCTGGTGCCCTACCTCGATTCGCTGGTGAGCTACGCGGCGGCGCTGCTGTTCGGCGCGCTGATCGGGGCGGAACGGCAGTATCGCCAGCGCACGGCCGGCCTCCGGACCAATGCGCTGGTCGCGCTGGGCGCGGCGGCGTTCGTCGATCTGGGCCAGCGGCTGGCCGGCGATGCCGAAGCGGTGCGCGTGATTTCCTACGTCGTTTCGGGCGTCGGTTTTCTGGGCGCTGGGGTGATCATGAAGGAGGGCAAGAACGTGCGCGGCCTGAACACGGCCGCAACGCTCTGGTGCTCGGCCGCCGTGGGCACCTGCGCGGGTACGGACATGCTGGCCGAAGCCGTGACGCTGACCGTGTTCGTCGTGGCCGGCAACACGCTGCTCCGTTTTGTCGTGAACGCGATCAACCGCATCCCGCTGGCCGCCGCGTCGCTGGAAGCGACGTACTGGGTGACGGTCACCACCGACACGGCCAACGCCGACAGGCTGCGCGACCTGCTGGTCGATCACCTCGAACTGATGCGCTATCCGGTTGCCGATACAGAACTGGTCGAACGCGCCGAGGACACGGTCGAAGTCCGCGCCCGCCTGGTCAGCACGGCGGCGGCCGAGAAGGATCTCGATGCGATCGCCGCGCATCTGGAACGGACGCACGCAGTGGCCCACGCCACCTGGGAAGTGCAGACGCACGACTGA
- a CDS encoding gamma-glutamylcyclotransferase, with product MKKRFFFYGTLTHAHDNPVTRAVLPLLGPARRGWVRGRLHAVRHGEGWYPVLKPVSAGSVSGRAFGYVYDSGPRFTRATLRLLDSYENCDPRRPARSEYRRRTVTVHVPGQGTVRADAYLFNRPLHPGLCPIPGGDFAAFIAARGLSALGSGRAGARRR from the coding sequence ATGAAGAAACGGTTCTTCTTCTACGGCACGCTGACCCATGCCCACGACAATCCGGTGACGCGCGCCGTGCTGCCGCTGCTCGGCCCGGCGCGGCGGGGCTGGGTACGCGGCCGGCTGCACGCCGTGCGCCACGGCGAAGGCTGGTATCCGGTGCTGAAGCCCGTGAGCGCCGGCAGCGTATCCGGCCGCGCGTTCGGCTATGTCTATGACAGTGGGCCGCGCTTCACCCGCGCCACGCTGCGGCTGCTGGATTCCTACGAGAACTGCGATCCGCGCCGGCCCGCGCGGTCGGAATATCGCCGGCGCACGGTGACCGTTCATGTGCCGGGACAAGGCACCGTCCGCGCCGATGCCTATCTGTTCAACCGGCCGCTGCACCCGGGCCTTTGCCCCATACCGGGCGGGGATTTCGCCGCCTTCATCGCCGCCCGTGGCCTGTCCGCGCTGGGGTCGGGCCGCGCGGGCGCGCGTCGGAGGTAA
- the der gene encoding ribosome biogenesis GTPase Der — protein MHPQVIIIGRPNVGKSTLFNRLVGKKLALVDDQPGVTRDRRFGEATLLGLEFTIVDTAGWEDEDPSSLPGRMRQQTEASLTGADVALFVVDARAGITPLDEEIGRYLREHTLPVILLANKAEGRAGEAGLLEAYSLGFGDPVGVSAEHGEGMGDLFEALYPLIGEREADAEDGEEDGEEAEYDPESILKLAVVGRPNAGKSTLINRMLGEDRLLTGPEAGITRDSIAIDWDWNDPKSGKTRPIRLIDTAGMRKKSQVVEKLEKLSVADARRAIDFAEVVVLLLDATRGLEHQDLKIASMVLEEGRALVIAINKWDVAEDASGLFNGVRAALDEGLAQVRGVPLVAVSARTGKGLDTLLSVAFDIRDAWSCRVPTAALNRWFDDALSANPPPAPGGKRIKLRYITQAKTRPPGFVLFGTRLDMLPESYRRYLINGIRRELGFDAVPIRLTLRSPKNPFAK, from the coding sequence ATGCATCCGCAAGTCATCATCATAGGGCGTCCCAACGTCGGCAAATCCACGCTTTTCAACCGCCTCGTGGGGAAAAAGCTGGCGCTGGTGGACGATCAGCCGGGCGTCACGCGCGATCGCCGCTTCGGCGAGGCGACGCTGCTCGGCCTCGAATTCACCATCGTCGACACCGCCGGATGGGAGGACGAGGACCCGTCCAGCCTACCCGGCCGGATGCGCCAGCAGACCGAGGCATCGTTAACCGGCGCCGATGTGGCGCTGTTCGTGGTGGACGCGCGCGCCGGCATCACGCCGCTGGACGAAGAGATCGGCCGCTATCTGCGCGAACATACCCTTCCGGTGATTCTCCTCGCCAACAAGGCCGAAGGGCGCGCGGGCGAAGCGGGGCTGCTTGAGGCCTATTCGCTGGGTTTCGGCGATCCCGTGGGCGTTTCGGCCGAACATGGCGAGGGCATGGGCGACCTGTTCGAGGCGCTGTACCCGCTGATCGGCGAACGCGAAGCCGATGCCGAGGACGGCGAGGAAGACGGCGAGGAAGCGGAATACGATCCCGAATCGATTCTCAAGCTGGCCGTGGTCGGACGGCCCAACGCGGGCAAGTCCACGCTGATCAACCGCATGCTGGGCGAGGATCGCCTGCTGACCGGCCCGGAGGCGGGAATCACCCGCGATTCGATCGCGATCGATTGGGACTGGAACGATCCCAAGAGCGGCAAGACCCGCCCGATTCGCCTGATCGACACGGCCGGGATGCGCAAGAAATCGCAGGTCGTCGAAAAGCTGGAGAAGCTTTCGGTCGCCGATGCGCGCCGCGCGATCGATTTTGCCGAGGTCGTCGTCCTGCTGCTCGATGCCACGCGCGGGCTGGAGCATCAGGACCTCAAGATCGCGTCGATGGTGCTGGAGGAAGGCCGCGCGCTCGTCATCGCGATCAACAAGTGGGACGTGGCCGAGGACGCCAGCGGCCTGTTCAACGGCGTGCGCGCCGCGCTGGACGAAGGGCTGGCGCAAGTGCGCGGCGTTCCGCTGGTGGCCGTATCGGCGCGCACGGGCAAGGGGCTGGACACCTTGCTGTCCGTGGCCTTCGACATTCGCGATGCGTGGAGCTGCCGCGTGCCCACCGCCGCGCTCAACCGCTGGTTCGACGATGCGCTGTCCGCCAATCCGCCGCCGGCGCCGGGCGGCAAGCGGATCAAGCTGCGCTACATCACGCAGGCCAAGACGCGCCCGCCCGGCTTCGTGCTGTTCGGCACCCGGCTCGACATGCTGCCCGAAAGCTACCGGCGCTACCTGATCAACGGCATCCGGCGCGAGCTGGGGTTCGATGCCGTGCCGATCCGCCTGACGCTGCGCAGCCCGAAGAACCCGTTCGCGAAGTAA